The proteins below come from a single Sphingomonas carotinifaciens genomic window:
- a CDS encoding Ig-like domain-containing protein, with protein sequence MSIQAKITPANTPVSTGAEQTVTGSVTVQPGDNVALAVNAQDVASLTRDGADLVLTLKDGQTVRVVNFYAAADKPSHLYLLDGEQELVLAELSPAAADGTVAAAYVPQGVAADFASLGAAGAAATGGGGGLGIAGILGGLALAGGGIAALSSGGDDDDRGGSTPPPPVADTTPPTAATGLSFNAAGTQLTGQAEAGATVLIDVNADGTADFTVTAGADGRFTATLSPAVADGRTVSVTVRDTAGNVGPAATVASPDTTPPASAQGVTLSPDGTTVTGTTEPGATVQIDIDGDGIPDITGVAGADGRFIIDLPTPLTNGEMVMVTVQDPAGNIAPPVMVAAPDVTAPEPATGLVIADGGRSVSGQAEPDAIVSVDTNGDGVADATGTAGPDGTFVIPLVPALTNGETVTVTVTDAAGNVGAPATVVAVDTTAPAAVTGLVIAEGGASISGSAEAGAAVSVDTNGDGVADATGTAGADGTFVIALVPALTNGETVTVTVTDAAGNVGAPATVVASDTTAPAAVTGLVIAEGGASISGSAEAGAAVSVDTNGDGVADATGTVGADGTFVIALVPALTNGETVTVTVTDAAGNVGAPATVVAADTTAPAAATGLVIAEGGASISGSAEAGAAVSVDTNGDGVADATGTVGADGTFVIALVPALTNGETVTVTVTDAAGNLGAPATVVAADTTAPAAASGLVIAADGASLSGVAEAGATVGIDIDGDGVTDRTAVAADDGSFTVPLSPALLDAQVVSVVVTDAAGNSSVPATVTAPDTIAIPPAPTIDPTNGTVVTGTSQPGYAILILVDETGATIGTAPVRADGTWSLTPTTPLADGTVVRAYATNGQGERGPAAAVVVDAVAPDVPTVAVSDGTAFTGTAEAGATITLSDAAGTVIGTTTAGADGAWALTPAAPVGDGVAVSVVARDASGNVSAPAGVTVDAAAPAVPVIAPSNGTVLTGTAEIGSTVVATGPDGTVIGSDVVGADGQWSVVPAAPLADGTTVRVEARDAAGNVSDAGTGTVDAVAPGAPVTVPSNGTVVSGTAEPGATVTLTTRDGTVIGTGTAGADGGFAVTPTVPLADGTIVLVAASDAAGNAGPASAVRVDAAAPVAPVLDPTNGTAITGTAEAGATVSVTDGTGASLGQVVAGADGSFAITPAAPIGDGAVLTVVATDAAGNAGPAAVVTVDAVPPAVPVLEPSNGAVLSGTAEPGSSVTLSAGGVALGQVTTDDDGNFQLVVTPPVADDAVVTVVATDAAGNASQPATLVIDASLPSTPVIAPTNGTVIAGTADAGTTVTVTDAAGATIGSAVVDASGTWSVTPAAPLGDGTGLSAVATNGVGSVSGIGRATVDAVAPGAPVLAPSDGTAVAGLAEAGAAISVRDAAGVEIGTGVADGTGAFSVTLAAPLADGAAVVVVATDAAGNASAPGSVTVDAVAPGVPVIDAGNGVVVTGSAEAGARVTLTDAAGTVLGSAVVQADGRWQIAPGVPLGDGAVVNAVATDASGNASAPATAVIDAVAPGAAVIAQSNAAGVAGTAEAGATVVVSAGGAVIGQTVAAADGSWSVAATLGDGTVVRAVAIDAAGNRSTPAAATVDAVAPGVTIAPSAGVTFAGVTEAGASVTVTAAGGAVLGTVTAGADGRWVLSAGAAVADGTAVSAVAIDAAGNASAPASTVVDAVAPGAPVIAPSTGAVLTGTAEPGSLVTVLSAAGATIGTVQAGADGRWRIVPGTPVADGTVLSATATDAAGNVSAAGQGIVDATVPVTPVIDPSAGAIVTGTAEAGTTLVLTDGATGAVIGSVVVGADGRWSITPGTTLANGTPLAAVSTDAAGNPSVAGVTIVDSVAPDAPVVAPSNGSVLAGTAEAGATITISDANGVIATTVADAGGAWAVTPGVVPGDGTALSVTARDAAGNVSTPTTIVIDAVAPAAPVIDPSNGQTIAGSAEVGATVAVTDAAGNPIGSAVVGADGRWVVTPGAPLPDGTGIVATVSDAAGNTSGPAGVTVDAIAPAVPAVNPSNGAILTGTAEPLSSVVLTDGAGGAIGTATVDADGNWQFGPIPALADGTQVRAVAVDAAGNSSGAATVTVDAVAPNVPTVVAGNGTLLTGTGELGATITLSEQGGAPIGTTVVGADGSWSFRPTTPLVDGTVVNAVASDAAGNASGPARSVVDAVAPPLPDIDPSRGVAITGTAEAGATVELRDANGALIDRVTVDGNGNWTSTPATPLPDGQVVRAVAIDAAGNTSDVASVTIDAVAPPAPVIDPTRGTIVTGRGEPGTVVTVVDGSGTPVGTATVQADGSWALAPAATLANGTTLSATARDIAGNVSDAGLGVVDQIAPDAPIIAATNGVSVTGTAEVGALVSLTDAQGQPIGTPVTAGIDGRWTVTPAQPLADGTVVVARATDAAGNVSGPAGVLVDALPPATPTIDPSNATTIRGSGEIGSIVTVTAGGVPVGTATVGADGRWTLTATTSLADLTTIEASARDAVGNVSGIATGVIDAAAPSAPSVNPSNGTVVSGIAEAGATVTITLGGVPVATAVADANGAYSARPTTPIGNGLAVAVTATDAAGNVSGPGSVTIDASLPATPTIAPTNGVTITGTADAGTLVTVSANGTVLGTVQTDATGVWTLPNGTPLPDGTSLSAVATNAANTPSGTGLGIVDALAPAVPDIAPSNGTILSGTTEAGALVTLTVGGVPLGTTTAGADGRWQFTPGTAPANGAVVSVTATDAAGNTGAAASVTIDALPPGVPTIRPSNGTALIGTAEAGSTVTLTAGGAPLATVVADGAGNWRFVPGTALANGVAVTAQAQDAAGNIGPVATALVDSVAPAVPTGLAISAGGTVLTGLAEPGAQVQVTVRGSTMPIIAPVAADGTFSVTLPVPLVDGQLVSVVAIDAAQNVGNPATVIAPDLGVPVVSVIEAADGFVNNVEARSGGGIQVAVGLTPGATAGDTVLVTLTSQNGYVVQTTATLTAADVAARSVGVTVPVIGNAADGPAQVTAQIDGGLVSPPATFVIDTIAPQTPVLSLVGNLLSVSGEPNSIVTVDVSALGTTATATVQLDNRGLGSLDLIGGLNVGLSLADLLDASVSARATDRAGNVSNVAALGLEDALTGDLLTVSGIRLNTSLIPLSIGLVAQTEPGTTVRLEVVTPAATVRLAPPVDANGNFGLNLLDLNLLGQLGLSVFGLLNLGAGLSVNIIATDQFGNDSARYGVSLLGNGSLLSLGEISVNGTDGSDVLTGVTGTSEVFYGGAGADLILGVHSGDAVFAGAGDDSIQLTATNFRSVDGGAGFDTLLLSNGIDLDYGPGTSGTIANIERIDLGHGDGSSVLTLTAAEVNAVTSTGNTLQITGDAEDRLVVRGATDTGTDVTIQGTVYDVYSFNGTTLHVEQNTVTVVV encoded by the coding sequence ATGAGCATCCAGGCCAAGATCACGCCCGCCAACACGCCCGTTTCCACCGGGGCGGAGCAGACCGTCACCGGATCCGTCACCGTTCAGCCGGGCGACAATGTCGCGCTGGCGGTGAATGCGCAGGATGTCGCCAGCCTGACGCGCGATGGCGCCGACCTGGTGCTGACGCTGAAGGACGGGCAGACGGTGCGCGTCGTCAACTTCTACGCCGCAGCGGACAAGCCGAGCCACCTGTATCTGCTGGACGGAGAGCAGGAGCTGGTGCTGGCCGAACTGTCCCCCGCGGCGGCGGACGGCACGGTGGCGGCGGCCTATGTCCCGCAGGGCGTGGCCGCGGATTTTGCCAGCCTGGGTGCGGCGGGCGCAGCGGCGACCGGGGGCGGCGGTGGCCTGGGGATCGCGGGCATATTGGGTGGATTGGCGCTGGCCGGCGGCGGCATCGCCGCGCTGAGCAGCGGCGGGGATGACGACGATCGTGGCGGCAGCACGCCGCCCCCGCCGGTCGCCGACACGACGCCGCCGACCGCCGCGACGGGGTTGAGCTTCAACGCGGCCGGTACGCAGTTGACCGGGCAGGCCGAGGCGGGCGCGACGGTGCTGATCGACGTCAATGCCGATGGCACGGCGGATTTCACCGTGACGGCGGGGGCCGATGGCCGCTTTACCGCCACCCTGTCGCCGGCGGTGGCCGACGGGCGGACGGTCAGCGTGACGGTGCGCGACACGGCGGGCAATGTCGGTCCGGCGGCAACGGTCGCCTCGCCCGATACGACGCCGCCCGCCTCTGCCCAGGGGGTGACGCTGTCGCCGGACGGCACGACGGTGACCGGGACCACGGAGCCGGGCGCGACGGTGCAGATCGACATCGATGGCGACGGCATTCCCGACATCACTGGGGTCGCGGGGGCCGATGGCCGCTTCATCATCGACCTGCCGACGCCGCTGACCAATGGCGAGATGGTGATGGTCACGGTGCAGGATCCGGCCGGCAATATCGCGCCGCCGGTGATGGTCGCCGCGCCCGACGTGACCGCTCCCGAGCCGGCGACCGGGCTGGTGATCGCGGACGGCGGAAGGAGCGTGTCGGGCCAGGCGGAGCCGGATGCCATCGTGTCGGTCGACACCAATGGTGACGGCGTTGCGGACGCGACCGGCACGGCCGGACCGGACGGCACGTTCGTGATCCCGCTGGTGCCGGCGCTGACCAATGGCGAGACGGTCACGGTGACGGTGACCGATGCCGCTGGCAATGTCGGCGCGCCGGCCACGGTGGTGGCGGTCGACACGACCGCGCCGGCGGCGGTGACCGGGCTGGTGATCGCCGAGGGGGGTGCCAGCATCTCCGGCTCTGCCGAGGCGGGCGCCGCGGTGTCGGTCGATACCAATGGCGACGGGGTTGCGGATGCGACGGGTACGGCCGGTGCGGACGGGACGTTCGTGATCGCACTGGTGCCGGCGTTGACCAATGGTGAGACGGTGACGGTGACGGTAACCGATGCCGCCGGCAATGTAGGCGCCCCGGCCACGGTGGTCGCGTCCGATACGACCGCACCGGCGGCGGTGACCGGGCTGGTGATCGCCGAGGGTGGTGCCAGCATCTCCGGCTCTGCCGAGGCGGGCGCCGCGGTGTCGGTCGACACCAATGGCGACGGGGTTGCGGATGCGACGGGCACGGTCGGTGCGGATGGGACCTTCGTGATCGCACTGGTGCCGGCGTTGACCAATGGTGAGACGGTGACGGTGACGGTGACCGATGCCGCGGGCAATGTCGGCGCGCCGGCCACGGTGGTCGCGGCCGACACGACCGCGCCGGCGGCGGCGACCGGGCTGGTGATCGCCGAGGGTGGTGCCAGCATCTCCGGCTCTGCCGAGGCGGGCGCCGCGGTGTCGGTCGACACCAATGGCGACGGGGTCGCGGATGCGACGGGCACGGTCGGTGCGGACGGGACGTTCGTGATCGCACTGGTGCCGGCGCTGACCAATGGCGAGACGGTGACGGTGACGGTGACCGATGCCGCGGGCAATCTCGGCGCGCCGGCCACGGTGGTCGCGGCCGACACGACTGCCCCGGCGGCGGCGTCCGGACTGGTGATCGCGGCGGACGGGGCGAGCCTTTCGGGCGTGGCCGAGGCGGGTGCGACCGTCGGGATCGACATCGATGGCGACGGCGTCACCGATCGGACCGCCGTTGCGGCGGATGACGGCAGCTTCACCGTGCCGCTGTCGCCGGCGCTGCTCGATGCGCAGGTGGTGAGCGTGGTGGTGACCGACGCGGCGGGCAACAGCAGCGTGCCGGCAACCGTCACCGCGCCCGATACCATCGCGATCCCGCCGGCACCGACGATCGATCCGACCAACGGCACGGTGGTGACGGGCACGTCGCAGCCGGGCTATGCGATCCTGATCCTGGTGGACGAGACGGGCGCGACGATCGGCACCGCGCCGGTGCGCGCCGACGGCACGTGGAGCCTGACGCCGACAACGCCGCTGGCGGATGGCACGGTGGTACGCGCCTATGCCACCAACGGGCAGGGCGAGCGCGGGCCGGCGGCGGCGGTGGTCGTCGACGCGGTGGCGCCCGATGTGCCGACGGTGGCGGTGAGCGACGGCACGGCCTTTACGGGCACGGCCGAGGCGGGGGCGACGATCACGCTGAGCGATGCCGCCGGCACGGTGATCGGCACGACGACGGCCGGCGCGGATGGCGCCTGGGCGCTGACCCCGGCGGCGCCGGTCGGCGACGGCGTGGCGGTCAGCGTGGTGGCGCGCGATGCCTCTGGCAATGTCAGCGCGCCGGCCGGCGTGACGGTGGATGCGGCGGCGCCGGCGGTACCGGTGATCGCGCCCAGCAACGGCACGGTGCTGACCGGCACGGCCGAGATCGGCAGCACGGTGGTGGCGACCGGGCCGGACGGCACGGTGATCGGCAGCGACGTGGTCGGGGCGGACGGGCAATGGTCGGTGGTGCCGGCGGCCCCGCTGGCCGATGGGACAACGGTGCGGGTCGAGGCCCGCGACGCGGCGGGCAATGTCAGCGACGCCGGCACGGGGACGGTGGATGCGGTCGCGCCGGGTGCACCGGTGACGGTGCCGAGCAACGGCACCGTCGTGTCCGGTACCGCCGAGCCGGGAGCCACGGTGACGCTGACTACGCGTGACGGGACGGTGATCGGAACGGGAACGGCGGGTGCGGATGGCGGCTTTGCCGTCACGCCGACCGTGCCGCTGGCCGATGGGACGATCGTGCTGGTCGCGGCCAGCGATGCGGCCGGCAATGCCGGGCCGGCAAGCGCGGTGCGCGTCGATGCGGCGGCCCCGGTCGCGCCGGTGCTCGACCCGACGAACGGCACGGCGATCACCGGCACCGCGGAGGCGGGTGCCACGGTCAGCGTGACCGATGGCACGGGCGCTTCGCTGGGCCAGGTGGTGGCGGGCGCCGATGGCAGCTTCGCGATCACGCCGGCCGCGCCGATCGGCGACGGCGCGGTGCTGACGGTCGTGGCGACCGATGCCGCGGGCAATGCCGGGCCGGCCGCGGTGGTGACGGTGGATGCGGTGCCGCCGGCGGTGCCGGTACTGGAGCCGAGCAACGGCGCCGTGCTGAGCGGTACCGCCGAGCCGGGCAGCAGCGTGACGCTGAGCGCCGGCGGGGTGGCGCTGGGCCAAGTCACAACCGATGACGATGGCAATTTCCAGCTGGTGGTGACGCCCCCGGTCGCGGACGACGCGGTGGTGACCGTGGTCGCCACCGATGCGGCGGGCAATGCCAGCCAGCCGGCCACGCTGGTGATCGACGCCAGCCTGCCCTCCACGCCGGTGATCGCGCCGACGAACGGCACGGTGATCGCCGGTACGGCGGATGCGGGCACCACGGTGACGGTGACCGATGCGGCGGGCGCGACGATCGGCAGCGCGGTGGTGGATGCCAGCGGCACGTGGAGCGTGACGCCGGCGGCACCGCTGGGCGACGGCACGGGCCTCAGCGCGGTGGCGACGAACGGCGTGGGCAGCGTCAGCGGCATCGGCCGGGCGACGGTGGACGCGGTGGCGCCGGGTGCGCCGGTGCTGGCGCCGAGCGACGGCACGGCGGTGGCCGGGCTGGCCGAGGCGGGCGCGGCGATCAGCGTGCGTGACGCGGCCGGTGTCGAGATCGGCACCGGCGTGGCGGATGGCACGGGAGCCTTCAGCGTGACGCTGGCGGCGCCGCTGGCGGATGGCGCGGCCGTTGTCGTGGTGGCGACGGATGCTGCGGGCAATGCCAGTGCGCCGGGCAGCGTGACGGTGGATGCCGTGGCGCCGGGCGTGCCGGTGATCGATGCCGGCAACGGTGTGGTCGTGACCGGCAGTGCCGAGGCGGGTGCGCGGGTGACGCTGACCGATGCGGCCGGCACGGTGCTGGGCAGCGCGGTGGTGCAGGCCGATGGCCGGTGGCAGATCGCGCCGGGGGTGCCGCTGGGTGACGGCGCGGTGGTGAATGCGGTGGCGACCGATGCGTCCGGCAATGCGAGCGCGCCGGCGACGGCGGTGATCGATGCGGTGGCACCGGGCGCGGCGGTGATCGCCCAGAGCAATGCAGCGGGAGTCGCGGGAACGGCCGAGGCGGGCGCCACGGTGGTGGTGAGCGCGGGTGGCGCGGTGATCGGGCAGACGGTGGCGGCGGCCGATGGGTCGTGGTCGGTGGCAGCGACGCTGGGCGATGGCACGGTGGTGCGCGCGGTGGCGATCGATGCGGCGGGCAATCGCAGCACGCCGGCGGCCGCGACGGTCGACGCGGTGGCGCCGGGCGTGACGATCGCGCCGAGTGCGGGCGTGACCTTTGCCGGGGTGACCGAGGCGGGGGCCAGCGTGACGGTGACCGCGGCGGGCGGCGCGGTGCTGGGCACGGTGACTGCGGGTGCGGATGGTCGCTGGGTGTTGAGCGCGGGCGCGGCGGTGGCGGACGGCACGGCGGTGAGCGCGGTGGCGATCGATGCGGCGGGCAATGCGAGCGCGCCAGCGTCGACGGTGGTGGACGCGGTGGCGCCGGGTGCCCCGGTGATCGCGCCGAGCACGGGTGCGGTGCTGACCGGCACCGCCGAGCCGGGATCGCTGGTCACGGTGCTGAGTGCGGCGGGTGCCACGATCGGCACGGTGCAGGCCGGCGCCGATGGCCGCTGGCGGATCGTGCCGGGTACGCCGGTGGCGGACGGCACGGTGCTGAGTGCGACCGCCACCGATGCCGCGGGCAATGTCAGCGCGGCCGGGCAGGGCATCGTCGATGCGACCGTGCCGGTCACGCCGGTGATCGACCCGAGCGCGGGTGCGATCGTCACCGGCACTGCGGAGGCCGGCACCACGCTGGTGCTGACCGACGGCGCCACCGGTGCGGTGATCGGCAGTGTCGTGGTGGGCGCCGATGGCCGGTGGAGCATCACGCCGGGCACGACGCTGGCCAACGGTACGCCGCTGGCGGCGGTGTCGACCGATGCGGCGGGCAATCCCAGCGTCGCAGGCGTGACCATCGTCGACTCGGTGGCGCCCGATGCGCCGGTGGTCGCCCCCAGCAACGGCAGCGTGCTGGCAGGCACGGCCGAGGCGGGCGCGACGATCACGATCAGCGACGCGAACGGCGTCATCGCGACCACGGTCGCCGATGCCGGCGGCGCCTGGGCGGTGACGCCGGGGGTGGTCCCGGGCGACGGCACCGCGCTGTCGGTCACGGCGCGCGACGCGGCGGGCAATGTCAGCACACCGACCACCATCGTCATCGACGCGGTCGCGCCGGCCGCGCCGGTGATCGATCCCTCCAACGGACAGACGATCGCCGGCAGCGCCGAGGTCGGCGCGACGGTCGCGGTGACCGATGCCGCGGGTAACCCGATCGGCAGCGCTGTGGTGGGCGCCGACGGGCGCTGGGTGGTGACGCCGGGCGCGCCGCTACCCGATGGCACGGGCATCGTGGCGACCGTCAGCGACGCGGCGGGCAACACCAGCGGCCCGGCGGGCGTGACGGTGGATGCCATCGCCCCTGCGGTGCCGGCGGTGAACCCGAGCAACGGCGCGATCCTGACGGGCACCGCCGAGCCGCTGTCGAGCGTCGTCCTGACCGATGGCGCGGGCGGCGCGATCGGAACAGCGACCGTCGATGCCGACGGCAACTGGCAGTTCGGCCCGATCCCGGCGCTGGCGGACGGCACCCAGGTGCGCGCGGTCGCGGTCGACGCGGCCGGCAATAGCAGCGGGGCGGCGACGGTGACGGTCGACGCGGTCGCACCGAACGTGCCCACGGTGGTGGCGGGCAACGGCACGCTGCTGACCGGTACGGGCGAACTGGGCGCGACGATCACGCTGAGCGAGCAGGGCGGGGCCCCGATCGGAACCACGGTCGTGGGGGCGGACGGAAGCTGGTCGTTCCGGCCCACCACGCCGCTGGTCGATGGCACGGTGGTCAATGCCGTCGCCAGCGATGCGGCGGGCAATGCCAGCGGGCCGGCGCGTTCGGTGGTGGATGCGGTGGCGCCGCCGCTACCCGATATCGATCCGAGCCGCGGCGTGGCGATCACCGGCACGGCAGAGGCCGGCGCGACGGTGGAATTGCGCGACGCGAACGGTGCGCTGATCGACCGGGTGACGGTGGACGGCAACGGCAACTGGACGTCGACGCCGGCAACGCCGCTTCCCGACGGGCAGGTGGTGCGCGCGGTGGCGATCGATGCCGCTGGCAACACCAGCGACGTCGCCAGCGTGACGATCGACGCCGTGGCGCCGCCGGCACCGGTGATCGACCCGACGCGCGGCACGATCGTGACGGGACGTGGCGAGCCGGGTACGGTGGTCACCGTCGTGGACGGCAGCGGTACGCCGGTCGGCACCGCGACTGTGCAGGCGGACGGATCATGGGCCCTGGCGCCGGCCGCGACACTGGCCAATGGCACGACGCTGAGCGCGACGGCGCGGGATATCGCGGGCAATGTCAGTGATGCCGGCCTGGGCGTGGTCGATCAGATCGCACCCGACGCGCCGATCATTGCAGCGACCAACGGCGTCAGCGTGACCGGAACGGCAGAGGTGGGTGCGCTGGTGTCGCTGACCGATGCGCAAGGACAGCCGATCGGCACGCCGGTGACGGCGGGCATCGATGGCCGCTGGACGGTGACGCCAGCCCAGCCGCTGGCCGATGGCACGGTGGTGGTGGCCCGCGCGACCGATGCGGCGGGCAATGTCAGCGGGCCGGCGGGCGTGCTGGTCGATGCCCTGCCGCCGGCGACGCCGACCATCGATCCGAGCAACGCGACCACCATCCGTGGCAGCGGCGAGATCGGATCGATCGTGACCGTCACCGCCGGTGGCGTGCCGGTCGGTACGGCGACGGTGGGCGCGGATGGCCGCTGGACGCTGACCGCGACCACGTCGCTGGCCGACCTGACCACGATCGAAGCAAGCGCGCGTGACGCGGTCGGCAATGTCAGCGGTATCGCGACCGGCGTGATCGATGCCGCCGCGCCGTCAGCGCCGAGCGTCAATCCGAGCAACGGCACCGTGGTGTCCGGCATCGCGGAGGCGGGTGCCACCGTCACCATCACGCTGGGCGGTGTGCCGGTGGCGACGGCGGTCGCCGATGCCAATGGCGCCTACAGCGCGCGGCCGACGACGCCGATCGGCAACGGCCTGGCGGTCGCGGTGACCGCGACCGATGCGGCGGGCAATGTCAGCGGCCCCGGCAGCGTGACGATCGACGCATCGTTGCCGGCGACGCCGACGATCGCGCCGACCAATGGCGTGACCATCACCGGCACCGCCGACGCTGGCACGCTGGTGACGGTAAGCGCGAACGGGACCGTGCTGGGCACGGTGCAGACCGATGCTACGGGCGTGTGGACGCTGCCCAACGGCACGCCGCTGCCCGATGGCACCTCGCTGAGCGCGGTGGCCACTAATGCGGCCAACACGCCGAGCGGTACGGGCCTGGGCATCGTCGATGCACTGGCGCCGGCCGTGCCGGACATCGCCCCGAGCAATGGCACCATCCTGTCCGGCACGACCGAGGCGGGGGCGCTGGTGACGCTGACCGTGGGTGGTGTGCCGCTGGGCACCACGACCGCCGGAGCCGATGGTCGCTGGCAGTTCACGCCGGGTACGGCGCCGGCGAACGGTGCGGTGGTGTCCGTCACCGCGACCGATGCGGCCGGCAATACCGGCGCGGCGGCGAGCGTGACGATCGATGCCCTGCCGCCCGGCGTGCCGACGATCCGGCCGAGCAACGGCACGGCCTTGATCGGGACCGCCGAGGCGGGATCGACGGTGACGCTGACGGCGGGCGGTGCGCCCCTTGCCACCGTCGTGGCCGACGGCGCCGGCAACTGGCGGTTCGTGCCGGGCACCGCACTGGCCAATGGCGTCGCGGTCACCGCACAGGCGCAGGATGCGGCGGGCAATATCGGCCCCGTCGCCACCGCGCTGGTCGACAGCGTGGCGCCGGCAGTCCCGACCGGGCTGGCGATTTCGGCAGGCGGTACCGTGCTGACCGGCCTCGCCGAGCCGGGTGCACAAGTGCAGGTGACCGTGCGCGGATCGACCATGCCGATCATCGCCCCGGTGGCGGCAGACGGCACGTTCAGCGTGACGCTGCCGGTGCCGCTGGTCGACGGTCAGTTGGTGAGCGTGGTGGCGATCGATGCCGCGCAGAATGTCGGCAACCCCGCAACCGTCATCGCGCCCGATCTGGGCGTGCCGGTGGTGAGCGTGATCGAGGCGGCCGACGGCTTCGTCAACAATGTCGAAGCGCGCAGCGGCGGCGGCATCCAGGTGGCGGTGGGGCTGACCCCCGGCGCGACCGCGGGTGACACGGTGCTGGTCACCCTGACCTCGCAGAACGGCTATGTCGTACAGACGACCGCGACGCTGACCGCCGCGGACGTGGCGGCACGATCGGTGGGCGTGACGGTGCCGGTGATCGGCAACGCAGCGGACGGCCCGGCGCAGGTCACCGCGCAGATCGACGGTGGGCTGGTGTCGCCACCGGCGACGTTCGTGATCGACACGATCGCGCCGCAGACGCCGGTGCTGTCGCTGGTCGGCAACCTGCTGAGCGTATCGGGCGAGCCCAATTCGATCGTGACCGTCGACGTGTCTGCGCTGGGCACGACGGCGACCGCAACGGTGCAGCTCGACAATCGCGGCCTGGGGTCGCTGGACCTGATCGGCGGCCTGAACGTCGGCCTGTCGCTGGCGGATTTGCTGGACGCGTCGGTCAGTGCACGCGCCACCGACCGGGCGGGCAATGTCAGCAACGTCGCCGCACTGGGGCTGGAAGACGCGCTGACCGGCGACCTGCTGACGGTGAGTGGCATCCGCCTGAACACGTCGCTGATCCCGCTGTCCATCGGCCTGGTCGCGCAGACCGAGCCGGGGACGACCGTCCGGCTGGAGGTGGTGACGCCGGCGGCGACGGTGCGGCTGGCGCCGCCGGTCGATGCGAACGGCAATTTCGGGTTGAACCTGCTCGACCTGAACCTGCTGGGGCAATTGGGGCTGAGCGTCTTCGGATTGCTGAACCTGGGTGCCGGCCTGTCGGTCAACATCATCGCCACCGATCAGTTCGGCAACGACAGTGCGCGCTACGGCGTGTCGCTGCTGGGCAACGGATCGCTGCTTAGCCTGGGTGAGATCTCGGTAAACGGGACGGACGGGTCCGACGTGCTGACCGGCGTGACGGGCACCAGCGAGGTCTTCTACGGTGGTGCCGGGGCGGACCTGATCCTGGGCGTTCACAGCGGCGATGCGGTGTTCGCCGGGGCGGGTGACGATTCGATCCAGCTCACCGCTACCAACTTCCGCTCGGTGGATGGGGGGGCCGGGTTCGACACGCTGTTGCTGAGCAATGGCATCGACCTGGACTATGGGCCAGGAACGTCGGGCACGATCGCCAATATCGAGCGGATCGACCTGGGCCACGGCGACGGATCCAGCGTGCTGACGCTGACCGCGGCCGAGGTGAACGCGGTGACCAGCACCGGCAACACCCTGCAGATCACCGGCGATGCCGAGGATCGGCTGGTGGTGCGCGGGGCGACGGATACGGGCACCGACGTGACGATCCAGGGGACGGTGTACGACGTCTACAGCTTCAACGGCACGACACTGCATGTCGAACAGAACACCGTCACCGTCGTTGTGTAA